A genome region from Candidatus Neomarinimicrobiota bacterium includes the following:
- a CDS encoding TolC family protein has product MRSVMLFFVCYCLLFFTNGTWLYAEEGEPFELTLENALDYARVHSPNLEMVRQNFLNARWNYEAFMKDFFPEISLSGNIPGLNRSIRSVQQPDGTLLYRSQSQTYGTAALEIRQKIRWTGGTLSMSSGLERFDNLNTDSYYWRASPFIASYRQPLFAPNAMKWEHKLQSIQYELARQAFEEDVNTLNVQIVNAFFNTYIDQINLEIARINHTVNDTVYNLSKRRYSVGKIAENDLLQSKLELMKAETNLESAQFELERSMNELKMLLGMPEDTEFSITAPLHIPEVNIDREEFLSKALTGSSEILRDSLSVLSAEQALKDLKSKRRISADLTMSFGYNQTGENIRDLYENPFDQEQFTMGLDIPLFNWGKNRAEIKAGESALKSAQIRGNLTRKQIREEYSNVLKRFDQLKRQVHIAAQSDTVAQRRFEVTKNRYLIGKIDITHLFMAQQEQDLARRTYIQTLKNFWISYYQILGILNSETG; this is encoded by the coding sequence ATGCGATCTGTCATGCTTTTCTTTGTGTGTTATTGCCTTCTTTTTTTTACGAATGGTACCTGGCTTTATGCCGAAGAGGGGGAACCTTTTGAATTAACTTTGGAGAATGCCCTGGACTATGCCCGGGTTCACAGCCCCAATCTGGAAATGGTCAGACAGAACTTTTTGAATGCCCGGTGGAATTATGAAGCTTTTATGAAGGATTTTTTCCCCGAAATCTCATTGTCGGGAAATATTCCGGGTTTAAACCGGAGCATCAGAAGTGTCCAGCAGCCGGATGGGACTCTCTTATACCGCTCCCAAAGCCAAACCTATGGGACGGCAGCTTTGGAAATCCGTCAGAAAATTCGATGGACCGGAGGTACCCTCTCTATGAGTAGCGGACTTGAACGCTTTGACAATTTGAATACAGATAGTTATTACTGGCGTGCATCTCCCTTTATCGCTTCTTACCGACAACCTTTATTTGCTCCCAATGCCATGAAATGGGAACATAAATTACAGAGCATCCAATACGAATTGGCCCGGCAGGCTTTTGAGGAAGATGTCAATACATTGAATGTCCAGATCGTAAACGCATTCTTTAATACCTATATCGATCAGATCAATCTGGAAATTGCCCGGATAAACCATACGGTGAATGATACCGTATACAACCTTTCCAAACGGCGATATAGTGTGGGGAAAATCGCTGAAAACGATTTACTGCAAAGTAAACTGGAACTCATGAAGGCCGAAACAAATCTGGAATCTGCTCAATTTGAGCTGGAAAGATCCATGAATGAACTCAAAATGCTTCTGGGAATGCCCGAAGATACGGAATTCAGTATTACGGCTCCCCTGCACATCCCGGAAGTGAATATCGACCGGGAAGAATTCCTTTCCAAAGCCCTGACCGGTTCATCTGAAATATTAAGGGACAGCCTTTCGGTTTTATCTGCCGAACAGGCACTCAAAGATTTGAAATCCAAGAGAAGAATAAGTGCTGATCTGACCATGAGTTTCGGTTATAACCAAACCGGAGAGAATATTCGGGATTTGTATGAGAATCCCTTTGACCAGGAGCAATTCACCATGGGGCTTGATATTCCCCTTTTTAACTGGGGGAAAAACCGTGCAGAAATTAAAGCTGGTGAATCAGCCCTGAAATCAGCTCAAATCCGGGGGAATCTAACCCGAAAACAAATCCGGGAAGAATACTCAAATGTCTTAAAGCGGTTTGACCAACTGAAAAGACAGGTCCACATTGCTGCACAATCTGATACGGTGGCTCAACGCCGTTTTGAGGTGACAAAAAATCGCTACCTGATCGGGAAAATAGATATTACCCATTTGTTCATGGCTCAGCAGGAACAGGATTTAGCCCGAAGGACCTATATTCAGACGCTGAAAAATTTTTGGATTTCTTATTATCAGATCCTTGGAATTCTGAATAGCGAGACGGGATGA
- a CDS encoding ChbG/HpnK family deacetylase, with protein MKRIIMSFLLVLFIHSYSMAAANLIIRCDDIGMNHSVNLAVKELLDTGLPINCSVMFPCGWYLEGINILKEYDNVSVGIHLVLNSEWQEYKWGPVSGRESVPSLVDSNGFFFPTRALFEANKPDFSEVEKELRAQIERAIRSGINISYMDYHMGTAASTPEYQDLLMKLAGEYQIGISRFYGEEDMKSIYAVDFHCKTDSLIANIKNLPDTGTYLLVCHIGKTTPEMNALTDTHSWGLKEMSRHRQAELDALKSEAFQSLLKKKKINILMYDQLLEEKGVKALENPF; from the coding sequence ATGAAAAGAATCATTATGAGTTTTTTACTCGTATTATTTATCCATTCCTATAGTATGGCTGCTGCCAACCTGATTATCCGTTGTGATGATATCGGCATGAACCATTCCGTAAACCTGGCTGTCAAGGAGCTTTTGGACACCGGGCTTCCCATTAACTGCTCGGTTATGTTCCCGTGCGGGTGGTACCTGGAGGGTATCAATATCTTAAAAGAATATGACAATGTAAGTGTGGGAATCCACCTTGTACTAAACAGTGAGTGGCAGGAATACAAGTGGGGGCCTGTTTCGGGACGGGAAAGTGTACCGAGTCTGGTGGATTCTAACGGTTTTTTCTTTCCAACCCGTGCGCTTTTTGAAGCCAACAAACCGGATTTCTCCGAAGTGGAAAAGGAGCTCCGGGCACAAATAGAACGGGCTATCCGTTCCGGAATAAATATTTCTTATATGGATTATCACATGGGCACCGCCGCCTCAACACCGGAGTATCAGGACCTGCTCATGAAGCTGGCCGGGGAATATCAAATTGGCATTTCCCGTTTCTATGGTGAAGAAGATATGAAAAGTATTTACGCTGTAGACTTTCACTGTAAAACCGATTCATTGATCGCTAATATTAAAAATCTGCCGGACACGGGGACTTACCTGCTTGTATGCCATATTGGAAAAACGACGCCTGAAATGAATGCTCTTACTGATACACACTCCTGGGGACTCAAAGAAATGAGCCGGCACCGTCAGGCTGAACTGGATGCTCTGAAATCCGAGGCCTTTCAATCCCTTCTGAAAAAAAAGAAAATCAATATCCTTATGTACGATCAATTATTGGAAGAGAAAGGCGTTAAGGCGTTGGAGAATCCTTTTTGA
- the rlmD gene encoding 23S rRNA (uracil(1939)-C(5))-methyltransferase RlmD codes for MNNPCPVKKNSIREVTIESIAFGGKGVARLNDYVIFVRDALPGQSLRVKIIKRKPHYAEAIIEEILKESPNYTPPPCPYFSDCGGCTFQNLDYETQCQIKEMQIREVFTHLGGLKTEILPVKGSPVLWGYRNKMEFSAGTKRWFMKENDPGTSRDFALGLHAPRRFDKILDIESCLLQDEERNALFQEIRKQVKAEGLSLYNARTHEGYLRNVVIRKGYHTGEIMVNFVTRDDTPERLTPIVENITRCFPSVTTVVNNINDSLGMTAFGQKEWRLHGPGIIHDRIGPIHYEISANSFFQTNTAGAEQLYSLVEDFAELTGQETVWDLYCGTGSIALYLSQKAKQVLGFEMIRDAVENARKNAEKNKISNCHFFEANLDKFFQKNPDLIQSLPVPDLAVVDPPRAGLHPDFVKQLIHLAPPKIVYVSCNPATQARDTAMLAENGYSLVKIQPVDMFPHTPHIESVALLIKT; via the coding sequence ATGAATAACCCCTGTCCGGTGAAAAAAAACTCCATTCGGGAAGTTACCATTGAAAGTATCGCCTTCGGTGGAAAAGGTGTTGCCCGTTTAAATGATTATGTGATTTTTGTCCGTGATGCACTTCCGGGTCAATCACTCCGCGTGAAAATCATTAAACGCAAACCGCATTATGCAGAAGCCATCATTGAAGAAATTTTGAAAGAAAGTCCGAATTATACTCCTCCCCCCTGTCCTTATTTTTCCGATTGCGGCGGGTGCACCTTCCAAAATCTGGACTATGAAACCCAATGTCAAATTAAAGAAATGCAAATCCGTGAAGTATTCACCCACCTTGGAGGATTGAAAACGGAAATACTTCCGGTCAAGGGATCACCGGTATTGTGGGGATACCGGAATAAAATGGAATTCTCAGCCGGAACAAAACGGTGGTTTATGAAAGAGAACGATCCCGGAACCTCCCGGGATTTTGCTCTGGGCCTTCATGCTCCCCGGCGTTTTGATAAAATTCTGGATATTGAATCCTGTCTTCTGCAGGATGAGGAAAGAAATGCCCTGTTTCAGGAAATCCGGAAACAGGTAAAAGCAGAAGGCCTTTCTCTTTACAACGCCAGGACTCATGAGGGTTATCTGCGCAATGTGGTAATCCGAAAAGGATACCATACCGGTGAAATCATGGTCAATTTTGTAACCCGTGATGACACGCCTGAAAGACTGACACCGATCGTAGAAAATATAACCCGGTGTTTTCCATCGGTCACTACTGTGGTAAATAACATCAATGATTCCCTCGGAATGACCGCTTTCGGTCAAAAGGAGTGGCGCCTCCATGGGCCGGGTATTATTCATGACCGTATCGGTCCCATTCACTATGAAATTTCTGCCAACAGTTTTTTTCAAACCAATACTGCCGGTGCTGAACAGCTTTATTCTCTTGTGGAAGACTTTGCCGAATTGACGGGACAGGAAACGGTTTGGGATCTCTATTGCGGGACCGGGTCCATTGCCCTTTACTTATCCCAAAAAGCAAAACAGGTATTGGGTTTTGAAATGATCCGGGATGCCGTAGAAAACGCACGGAAAAACGCAGAGAAAAATAAGATTTCCAATTGCCACTTTTTTGAAGCCAATCTGGATAAATTTTTTCAAAAAAATCCGGATCTGATTCAATCCTTGCCGGTACCTGATCTGGCTGTTGTAGATCCTCCCAGGGCGGGATTACATCCCGATTTTGTCAAACAGTTGATTCACCTGGCTCCGCCGAAAATCGTATATGTTTCATGCAATCCTGCAACACAGGCAAGGGATACGGCCATGTTGGCGGAAAACGGCTATTCTCTGGTTAAAATTCAACCCGTGGATATGTTCCCCCATACACCTCATATTGAATCGGTGGCACTCCTGATTAAAACATAA
- the deoC gene encoding deoxyribose-phosphate aldolase, with translation MTKNENISRYIDHTLLKPDATQEQIIQLCQEAKEYQFASVCVNPYWVSLCKGQLKDTDVKVCTVIGFPLGANTTVVKVAETLQAIEDGADEVDMVMNINALKSGKFIDVETDIRAVTEAVKKATQNNRIKVKVILEACLLSDEEKILACELSEKAGADFIKTSTGFSSGGATVEDVKLLKKTVGSRMEVKASGGIRDIQTALAMIKAGATRLGTSSGVKIVMGQKAGTDSY, from the coding sequence ATGACAAAAAATGAAAACATATCCCGTTATATTGATCACACACTGCTGAAACCTGATGCAACACAGGAACAGATTATTCAACTATGTCAGGAAGCAAAGGAATATCAGTTCGCTTCAGTATGTGTTAACCCTTACTGGGTATCTTTATGTAAAGGACAGTTAAAGGATACTGATGTCAAGGTCTGTACGGTTATCGGTTTCCCTTTGGGAGCCAATACAACCGTTGTAAAGGTTGCTGAAACACTGCAAGCTATTGAAGACGGGGCTGACGAAGTGGATATGGTAATGAACATCAACGCCCTGAAATCCGGTAAGTTTATCGATGTTGAAACGGATATCCGGGCTGTAACAGAGGCTGTAAAAAAAGCAACCCAAAATAACCGGATTAAGGTCAAGGTGATTCTCGAAGCCTGCCTGTTAAGTGATGAAGAAAAAATTCTGGCCTGTGAACTCAGTGAAAAAGCCGGTGCAGATTTTATTAAAACATCTACGGGTTTTTCCAGCGGAGGAGCAACGGTGGAAGATGTTAAACTGTTAAAAAAAACCGTTGGATCACGAATGGAAGTCAAGGCATCCGGAGGCATACGGGATATCCAAACGGCTTTGGCCATGATAAAGGCGGGAGCTACCCGGTTAGGAACTTCATCAGGCGTAAAAATCGTCATGGGTCAAAAAGCCGGGACAGACTCATACTAA
- the glmM gene encoding phosphoglucosamine mutase, with translation MLIESISGVRGTIGDSLQPTHIVQYASALGTYLQSKGTVIIGRDSRPSGEAIVRIFSATLQWMGIDVINIGIVPTPTVQLLTEKKGADAGIAITASHNPFPWNGIKYIDHTGLFMNAEQVQKIMSLKNLSDKPFKKSGEFGSYREEGTALSDHIENILEIPYIQVEMIRQKKFRVVVDAVNGGGSLALPALLKELRCDVIEINCTPDGYFPHTPEPLPENLKDLMDAVVRHKAHLGMAVDPDADRLAIVDEGGRYLSEEYTLVMAVKTVLSKTTIKKPLVVTNLSTTLAVDKVTKHLGGRIIRTAIGEINVSATMKAEKAVIGGEGNGGVILPDSHLGRDSLVGAALILQLLTDEDKPLSDIFASLPQYRMSKKKVEIGKSDPDTIITTLKKRYAQKEIDTTDGLKILDRDRWVHLRKSNTEPILRVYSEAPTLEEAESLGEAMIGEIKREL, from the coding sequence ATGCTCATTGAATCGATTTCCGGTGTCCGTGGAACCATCGGAGACAGTCTGCAACCGACACATATCGTTCAGTATGCTTCTGCTCTGGGGACCTATCTCCAGTCGAAAGGGACCGTGATCATCGGTCGGGATTCCCGTCCCTCCGGAGAAGCCATCGTCCGTATTTTCAGTGCAACCCTGCAATGGATGGGAATTGACGTCATTAATATCGGAATTGTCCCCACCCCTACTGTCCAGCTACTGACAGAAAAAAAGGGCGCCGATGCTGGAATTGCCATCACCGCCAGTCACAATCCCTTTCCCTGGAATGGAATCAAGTATATTGATCATACGGGACTCTTTATGAATGCAGAGCAGGTGCAGAAAATCATGTCCCTGAAAAACCTCTCTGATAAGCCCTTTAAAAAAAGCGGGGAATTCGGATCCTACAGAGAAGAAGGAACAGCCTTGTCGGACCATATTGAAAACATCCTTGAGATTCCCTATATCCAGGTGGAAATGATCCGGCAAAAAAAATTCCGTGTGGTGGTAGATGCTGTCAACGGGGGAGGTTCTCTGGCACTACCGGCGCTTCTCAAAGAATTGAGGTGTGATGTCATCGAAATCAATTGCACGCCGGACGGATATTTTCCCCACACACCAGAACCACTTCCGGAAAATCTGAAGGACCTAATGGATGCCGTTGTCAGGCACAAAGCCCATCTTGGGATGGCCGTAGATCCCGATGCAGACCGTCTGGCCATTGTCGATGAAGGCGGGCGATACCTTTCCGAAGAATATACACTGGTCATGGCTGTAAAAACGGTCCTTTCCAAAACAACCATAAAAAAACCTCTGGTTGTCACCAACCTGTCTACAACCCTGGCCGTGGACAAAGTGACAAAGCATTTAGGGGGGAGAATCATCCGTACGGCCATTGGTGAAATCAATGTCTCGGCAACAATGAAGGCCGAAAAAGCCGTCATCGGCGGCGAAGGAAACGGAGGCGTGATTCTGCCCGACTCTCATCTGGGGAGGGACAGCCTGGTTGGTGCTGCTTTAATCCTCCAGTTACTGACCGATGAAGACAAACCACTCAGCGATATTTTTGCCTCCCTGCCTCAGTACCGGATGAGCAAGAAAAAAGTTGAAATTGGCAAATCTGATCCCGATACCATTATCACAACATTGAAAAAAAGGTATGCACAAAAAGAAATCGATACGACTGACGGGTTGAAAATTCTCGATAGAGACCGGTGGGTGCACCTTCGAAAATCCAATACTGAACCTATCTTAAGGGTCTATTCAGAAGCACCGACCCTTGAAGAAGCCGAATCTCTTGGAGAAGCGATGATTGGAGAAATAAAAAGAGAGTTATGA
- the rpsU gene encoding 30S ribosomal protein S21, which produces MVQVTVHRDEPLEKALKRFKKKFEKAGIMRDINKISYYVKPSQDKRIRRAKAERRLRRLRNSK; this is translated from the coding sequence ATGGTTCAAGTAACTGTACACAGAGACGAACCACTGGAAAAAGCACTGAAGCGTTTCAAGAAAAAGTTTGAAAAGGCCGGGATCATGAGAGACATCAATAAGATCTCTTATTATGTGAAACCCAGTCAGGACAAACGGATCCGCCGGGCCAAGGCAGAGAGACGCTTGAGACGACTTCGAAACAGTAAGTAA
- a CDS encoding RNA polymerase sigma factor RpoD/SigA: MQKKKTTETKPKTRRRKKQRSTNDANRALSRYLDEIGHFEPLKPAEEIELAKRVKQGDRRALKQLCEANLRFVVSVAKDYQGQGLPLTDLINEGNLGLIKAAERFDETRGFKFISYAVWWIRQSILQALAEHSRIVRLPLNRVGTITKITRAAEELEGTGERTPNPDEIADKLGLKTYEISDAVRISRRHHSLDAPFRDGEKNSLIDIIEDSGQQTPDHLLMDESLESEIRAALDTLKDRERDVIKMYFGIDREYALTLNEIGEEFNLTRERVRQIKEKAIRRLRHKSRSRKLRSYLG, translated from the coding sequence ATGCAAAAAAAGAAAACAACGGAGACAAAACCAAAGACCCGGAGACGCAAGAAACAGCGTTCGACAAACGATGCCAACAGGGCATTGAGCCGGTATTTAGATGAAATCGGGCATTTTGAACCGTTAAAACCGGCAGAAGAGATTGAACTGGCAAAGCGGGTTAAACAGGGAGATCGCCGGGCATTAAAGCAGTTATGCGAGGCCAACCTACGGTTTGTCGTAAGTGTGGCAAAGGATTATCAGGGACAGGGTTTACCCCTGACTGACCTGATCAACGAAGGAAATCTGGGTTTGATCAAGGCGGCAGAACGCTTTGATGAGACCCGGGGATTCAAATTCATTTCCTATGCCGTATGGTGGATTCGGCAAAGTATTTTGCAGGCTCTGGCGGAACACAGCCGGATTGTCCGGCTTCCACTGAACCGGGTAGGGACAATCACCAAGATTACCCGGGCTGCAGAAGAGTTGGAAGGGACAGGTGAACGGACGCCCAATCCGGATGAGATTGCAGATAAGTTAGGACTCAAAACCTACGAGATTTCCGATGCTGTCCGGATTTCCCGCCGGCACCACTCTCTGGACGCTCCATTTCGTGATGGTGAAAAAAACTCGCTGATTGACATTATTGAGGACAGTGGACAGCAAACTCCGGATCATCTTTTAATGGATGAGAGTCTGGAATCTGAAATTCGTGCCGCACTGGACACATTAAAAGACCGGGAGCGGGATGTGATCAAGATGTATTTCGGAATAGACCGTGAATATGCTCTCACCCTTAATGAAATCGGTGAAGAATTCAATCTGACCCGTGAAAGGGTGCGGCAAATTAAAGAAAAGGCTATCCGACGACTGCGACATAAGTCCCGAAGCCGGAAATTAAGGTCATATTTAGGCTAA
- a CDS encoding four helix bundle protein: MATHKDLDVWKESINFVVKIYKFTETFPDDERFGLISQIRRAAISIPSNIAEGAARQTNKENLYFLYVALGSITELETQLIIAEKLNYLKQNEDYFDWLQAIKAKLISYIRYVKSLKPIKI; this comes from the coding sequence ATGGCTACTCATAAAGATTTGGATGTCTGGAAAGAATCCATCAATTTTGTTGTCAAAATATACAAGTTTACAGAAACTTTTCCTGATGATGAGCGATTTGGACTTATAAGTCAGATCAGAAGGGCGGCCATTTCAATCCCTTCCAATATTGCTGAAGGTGCTGCAAGGCAAACGAATAAAGAAAATTTGTATTTTTTATATGTAGCATTAGGCTCAATAACTGAATTAGAAACACAATTAATCATTGCTGAAAAATTAAACTATTTAAAACAAAATGAAGATTATTTCGATTGGCTTCAAGCAATTAAAGCAAAATTGATTAGTTATATTAGATATGTGAAATCTCTCAAGCCAATCAAAATCTGA
- a CDS encoding TerB family tellurite resistance protein, whose amino-acid sequence MAISYKTIIGAGLGWVLLGPIGAILGGILGSRLDEREQGGTYRLTGGHPYGRPSGQTQMGDFYVSLIIVFAYVVKADSKIRKGEVEYVKQYLMQNISDQKFVQELMYLFKQTLERDIDISGVVRQISMYLDLSSRIQFLHLLFGLAQADGQIDRTERNAIEKIAMNLGFSIQDYESVLNVYQPKSDDALYKILEVSPDASDDEIKASYKRLARLYHPDKVAHLGPDLVKTAEEKFKMINDAYQQVRTIRQF is encoded by the coding sequence ATGGCTATTTCTTATAAAACGATTATCGGAGCAGGACTGGGATGGGTCCTTTTGGGACCCATCGGCGCGATTTTGGGAGGTATACTGGGATCTCGGCTGGATGAACGGGAACAGGGAGGAACTTACAGACTAACTGGAGGGCATCCCTACGGACGGCCTTCAGGACAGACACAAATGGGCGATTTTTATGTGAGTCTGATTATTGTTTTTGCCTATGTCGTCAAGGCCGATTCCAAAATCCGCAAAGGGGAAGTGGAATATGTCAAACAATACCTGATGCAGAATATCTCCGATCAGAAATTTGTCCAGGAATTGATGTACCTTTTTAAACAAACTTTGGAAAGGGATATAGATATTTCCGGTGTGGTCCGTCAAATCTCGATGTACCTGGATTTGTCCTCCCGCATCCAGTTTTTGCACCTTCTTTTTGGCCTGGCTCAGGCGGACGGACAAATTGATCGGACCGAACGGAATGCCATTGAGAAAATCGCGATGAACCTGGGCTTTTCTATTCAGGACTATGAATCTGTCCTCAATGTATATCAACCAAAAAGTGATGATGCCCTTTACAAAATTCTGGAAGTGAGCCCGGATGCCTCCGATGATGAAATCAAAGCCTCCTATAAACGGCTTGCCCGTCTTTATCACCCTGATAAAGTGGCACATCTCGGACCGGATTTGGTAAAAACGGCCGAGGAAAAGTTTAAAATGATTAATGATGCTTATCAGCAGGTTCGCACGATTCGGCAGTTTTAA